The Bacillus carboniphilus genome contains a region encoding:
- a CDS encoding M4 family metallopeptidase — MKHYKYIQHVNSVPVDGSEFLVHVNKEGEVVATNGNLQPEASKKLKNTKAKIDTNKALKKAWKHIDLNKEETIVEKDLSDPFAFSDVEDTVENAELVVYENEGKFLLAYKVNLQFIQPYGANWMIYINAKNGKVISSQNVIHEASTTGYGYGVNGDKKSLNTYYYNGTYYLYDETKSAMSGTIQTRTANNYTSLPGSYSTDRNNAWTSRSQGAAVDAHANAEIVYDYFYETHDRNSFDDRGSTIRSTVNYDSNYNNAFWNGTQMVYGDGDGYTFDPLSGALDVVAHELTHAVTEYTAGLEYVSQSGALNESFSDVFGYFVEPEDFLLGEDIYTPSRSGDALRSLSDPTLYDQPAHMNNYQNLPETKEGDWGGVHINSGIPNKAAYYTIQEIGDSKAEKIYYRALTNYLTSTSQFTDARAALLQSAADIYGSNSTEYNAVKDAWNAVGVY, encoded by the coding sequence ATGAAACATTATAAATATATTCAACATGTAAATAGTGTCCCAGTGGATGGTAGTGAATTCTTAGTTCATGTCAATAAAGAAGGGGAAGTCGTTGCTACAAACGGGAATCTCCAACCAGAAGCATCAAAAAAATTAAAAAATACGAAAGCAAAAATAGACACGAATAAAGCATTGAAAAAAGCATGGAAACATATCGATCTTAATAAAGAAGAAACCATTGTTGAAAAAGACCTCTCAGATCCATTTGCTTTCAGTGATGTTGAAGATACAGTGGAAAATGCTGAGTTAGTTGTATATGAAAATGAGGGGAAATTCTTATTAGCGTATAAAGTGAATTTGCAATTCATTCAGCCATACGGAGCTAACTGGATGATTTATATTAATGCAAAAAATGGAAAAGTAATTTCATCTCAAAACGTTATCCATGAAGCATCAACAACTGGATATGGGTATGGAGTTAATGGAGATAAGAAGTCGTTAAACACATATTACTATAACGGTACGTATTATTTATATGATGAAACAAAGTCAGCAATGAGTGGTACGATTCAAACAAGAACAGCTAATAATTACACGTCTTTACCAGGGTCTTATTCTACTGATAGGAACAATGCTTGGACTTCACGTTCTCAAGGTGCAGCAGTCGATGCGCACGCGAATGCGGAAATTGTTTATGATTATTTCTATGAAACTCATGACCGAAATAGTTTTGATGATAGAGGTTCAACGATTCGTTCGACTGTAAACTATGATTCAAATTACAATAATGCATTCTGGAATGGGACGCAAATGGTCTACGGTGATGGAGATGGGTATACTTTCGATCCATTATCTGGCGCATTAGACGTTGTTGCTCATGAATTAACACATGCTGTAACAGAATATACAGCCGGTTTGGAATATGTCAGTCAATCAGGGGCTTTAAACGAATCCTTTTCTGACGTATTTGGTTACTTTGTTGAACCAGAGGATTTCTTATTAGGTGAAGATATTTACACACCAAGTCGCTCAGGAGATGCTTTAAGAAGTTTGTCTGATCCAACTTTATATGATCAACCTGCTCATATGAATAATTATCAAAATCTTCCTGAAACTAAGGAAGGTGACTGGGGTGGAGTTCATATTAATAGTGGAATTCCAAACAAGGCGGCTTACTACACCATTCAAGAAATTGGTGATTCAAAAGCAGAAAAGATCTATTACCGTGCTCTAACAAACTATTTAACATCTACAAGTCAGTTTACTGATGCACGTGCAGCATTGCTTCAATCTGCAGCTGATATTTATGGTAGCAATAGTACTGAGTACAATGCAGTAAAAGATGCTTGGAATGCAGTAGGCGTATATTAA
- a CDS encoding esterase/lipase family protein, whose product MRRKLLLLLVFVMFIPQVAEAGKFFPGETSTPGEWFLGDIPTEIDYSKAPLVFVHGLNSSAETWTDDNDMDEMVYENGYESAYINLYPEEDMWDNGKLLKEKLEEIYDHFGRKVILVTHSKGGIDSQAALVHEGADEYVEKVITLSTPHYGSQLADLAYSSWASWLTSIIGSKSDALYSLQTSYMSYFREQTDSDPDSQSTPIYTFGGKDWGSFGGYLFWGGLYLSSYGKNDGAVTVKSSRLPYSTEISVGNWDHSTIKTGSATFNLFESYLTSSNANQNSLTTSSTLSKQNTFNLVQNYNSSFTTNVSLDEEKTTANSIFRGGEYIGKQKETFFVDETTTSINLDWMSAYEDTKITLISPSKKVYKNVQTSLDVDSVFKGAYHHKITVNKPEVGKWTVKAKQPNKKDGYFLQISFDSDLNDDLEIEKKKTTKNKVQMKQQVKHIKKNSLSTDVTIQYSENGEKKEEKLSSTNIKDLSDIPLQNKGEGIYHISMEIEGNTERNNKFERSLLYTIYIDDKGKVHQK is encoded by the coding sequence TTGAGAAGAAAACTACTATTGTTACTCGTCTTTGTTATGTTTATTCCACAAGTAGCTGAGGCAGGAAAGTTTTTCCCTGGAGAAACTAGCACTCCTGGTGAATGGTTTTTAGGAGACATACCTACTGAGATTGATTACTCAAAAGCCCCTTTGGTATTTGTTCATGGTTTGAATAGCTCGGCAGAGACATGGACCGACGACAATGATATGGATGAAATGGTTTACGAGAATGGATATGAAAGCGCTTATATTAATCTATATCCTGAAGAAGATATGTGGGATAATGGAAAACTATTAAAAGAAAAATTAGAAGAGATATATGACCATTTTGGAAGAAAGGTCATTCTTGTAACGCATAGTAAAGGTGGAATTGATTCGCAGGCTGCATTAGTTCATGAGGGCGCTGATGAATATGTAGAAAAGGTAATTACGCTATCAACTCCTCATTATGGTTCTCAGTTAGCAGATCTTGCATACAGTAGTTGGGCTAGCTGGCTGACTTCTATCATTGGTAGTAAAAGTGATGCTCTTTATTCACTTCAAACAAGCTACATGAGCTATTTTAGAGAGCAGACAGATTCCGACCCTGATAGTCAGTCCACACCTATCTATACATTTGGCGGAAAGGATTGGGGTTCTTTTGGGGGATACCTTTTTTGGGGAGGATTATACTTAAGCAGCTATGGAAAAAATGATGGTGCTGTTACCGTTAAAAGTTCAAGGCTGCCGTATTCAACAGAAATAAGCGTTGGAAATTGGGATCACTCTACCATCAAAACGGGTAGTGCAACCTTTAACCTATTCGAGTCATATTTAACTAGTTCGAATGCAAATCAAAATTCACTGACAACCTCATCCACATTATCAAAACAGAACACATTCAATTTAGTACAAAATTACAATAGCTCTTTTACGACTAATGTCTCTTTGGATGAAGAAAAGACTACTGCTAACTCTATTTTTCGCGGTGGAGAATATATTGGAAAACAAAAGGAAACATTTTTTGTAGATGAAACGACAACCTCAATTAATCTTGATTGGATGAGTGCATACGAAGATACGAAAATTACGTTGATTAGTCCAAGTAAAAAGGTGTATAAAAATGTTCAAACATCCCTTGATGTAGACTCTGTTTTTAAAGGAGCCTATCACCACAAAATAACAGTAAATAAACCTGAAGTAGGAAAGTGGACGGTTAAAGCGAAACAACCTAATAAGAAGGATGGATACTTCTTACAAATATCATTTGATAGTGATTTGAATGACGACCTTGAAATTGAAAAGAAAAAGACGACAAAAAATAAAGTTCAGATGAAACAACAAGTTAAACACATTAAAAAGAATTCTCTCTCAACAGATGTAACGATTCAGTATTCAGAAAATGGCGAAAAGAAAGAAGAAAAACTATCTTCTACTAACATTAAAGATCTCTCGGACATCCCTCTACAAAATAAAGGAGAAGGTATTTATCATATCTCGATGGAAATAGAAGGTAATACAGAGAGAAATAATAAATTTGAACGATCTCTCCTTTATACTATCTACATTGATGACAAAGGAAAAGTACACCAAAAGTAA
- a CDS encoding ATP-binding protein: protein MPLIKANKNHLKQVFINLIKNSIESMSSEGKIDIEVTSYGTYIDVSIKDEGGGIPPGMLEKLGEPFFTTKDRGTGLGLTVCYKIIKEEHLGDIQFESIEGKGTNVYILLPAIS, encoded by the coding sequence TTGCCGTTGATCAAAGCGAATAAAAACCATCTGAAACAAGTATTTATCAACTTGATTAAAAATTCGATTGAATCAATGTCAAGTGAGGGTAAAATTGATATAGAGGTTACTTCATACGGCACCTATATTGATGTGTCCATTAAGGATGAAGGTGGGGGTATTCCTCCTGGAATGTTAGAAAAGTTAGGGGAGCCTTTCTTCACAACAAAAGACCGTGGAACAGGGTTAGGTTTAACCGTTTGTTATAAAATAATAAAAGAAGAGCATTTAGGTGATATTCAGTTTGAAAGTATTGAAGGAAAAGGAACAAATGTATATATTTTATTGCCAGCTATTAGTTAA
- a CDS encoding biotin transporter BioY, translating into MKSIRAYDITLVAMFAALMAIGANLTSWAPFLQVGGVPLSMAPFFCILAGLLLGSRLGALSMTVYMLVGIVGAPVFAQFKSGIFVIIGPTGGFIISYILTAYVSGKIVERKKEPTFPTFLIASLVGISTIYLFGTTYFWVANNVWLDFKMGYGAAWGIMSSFMIKDLAFTILGAIIAPRVFQAVKRATNYQKHHAA; encoded by the coding sequence TTGAAATCAATTCGAGCTTACGATATTACTTTAGTAGCTATGTTTGCAGCTCTCATGGCAATTGGAGCAAACCTTACCTCTTGGGCTCCTTTTCTACAAGTAGGGGGGGTACCTCTTTCCATGGCACCATTTTTTTGTATTTTAGCAGGGCTCCTTTTAGGAAGTCGATTAGGTGCCTTATCTATGACTGTCTATATGTTAGTAGGAATCGTAGGAGCACCCGTTTTTGCTCAGTTTAAATCAGGTATATTCGTTATTATTGGCCCGACAGGTGGGTTTATCATTTCATATATTTTAACCGCCTATGTTTCAGGGAAAATAGTCGAAAGAAAAAAAGAACCTACTTTCCCAACATTCCTGATTGCTTCATTAGTAGGAATTTCTACTATTTATTTATTTGGGACAACGTATTTCTGGGTAGCCAATAATGTTTGGCTAGACTTTAAAATGGGGTATGGAGCAGCCTGGGGAATCATGAGTTCGTTTATGATAAAGGATTTGGCCTTTACCATTTTGGGAGCAATCATTGCTCCAAGAGTTTTTCAAGCAGTAAAACGAGCAACTAACTATCAAAAACATCATGCGGCATAA
- a CDS encoding response regulator transcription factor, translated as MSFKIYLVEDEHHLNQVLTMYLRQEGWDVTSFTNGKEALNVIANEPHLWILDIMLPEVDGYEILKKIKDHNQSTPVIFISARDADLDRILGLELGSEDYLSKPFLPKELIIRAKKILNRTYEKFQTNIEKYGPYEINKQKRLVFLDGNPLSLTSLEFDLFALFADHIGRAFSREEILNLVWGEDYFGSDRVVDDLVRRIRRKMPFINIETVYGFGYRAVDVHEK; from the coding sequence ATGAGTTTTAAAATATATTTAGTTGAAGATGAGCACCATTTAAATCAAGTATTAACGATGTATTTAAGACAAGAAGGATGGGATGTTACCTCTTTTACCAATGGGAAGGAGGCATTAAATGTAATTGCAAATGAACCTCATTTGTGGATACTAGACATTATGTTACCTGAAGTAGATGGATATGAAATATTAAAGAAAATAAAAGATCATAATCAGTCCACCCCTGTTATTTTTATTAGTGCAAGGGACGCGGACTTAGATCGTATATTAGGGTTAGAGCTTGGAAGTGAAGACTATTTATCGAAGCCTTTTTTGCCAAAGGAATTAATTATTCGAGCAAAAAAAATCTTAAATCGTACGTATGAAAAATTCCAAACAAATATTGAAAAATATGGACCATATGAGATTAACAAACAAAAACGTCTCGTGTTTTTAGATGGAAATCCACTTTCTCTAACATCATTGGAATTTGATCTTTTTGCCTTGTTTGCTGATCATATTGGACGAGCGTTCTCAAGAGAAGAGATCTTAAACCTAGTGTGGGGAGAAGATTACTTTGGTTCCGATCGAGTGGTTGATGATTTAGTAAGAAGAATAAGAAGGAAAATGCCCTTTATAAATATAGAAACGGTTTATGGTTTCGGATACCGAGCGGTGGACGTACATGAAAAATAG
- a CDS encoding PAS domain S-box protein, with amino-acid sequence MIFMLLFLVSLIPLSFVFVIFLLYRIPLSKVVIIYLAFQFLGQVNISLLYSVNLFDEQTVHFLYKVLNIANIYTTPVIFLISRLLIKYVPSEDIFYHHHFNWVNKRFFYLLLVFSTIVYIFSWSNFGIAGLELKTYHDLSYFYPHYGSLGWIFFLNDIIGMLGILLLIFITFRLKEASLRIFCTYLSTAVFLIFIIGILSKMEVIPIFFSNFGSVLSTIIIFTGFFTLQSNNLSMINIDLKEYRYLLAKIIHLNPSYIYVKDFNHRFILINSSLKQLYGLSEKEMIGRKETELDNNSQRATTIEQEERFILENKVKKNKSIEVIESYQGEKRIIEVTKIPIHMKGKLFLLCIGNDVTELKKTGRLYSSIRKDECHRRTSCGDCS; translated from the coding sequence ATGATTTTTATGCTTCTGTTCCTTGTTTCTTTGATTCCACTTTCGTTTGTTTTTGTTATTTTTCTGCTTTACCGTATACCATTATCAAAAGTGGTAATCATTTATTTAGCTTTTCAATTTTTAGGGCAAGTAAACATCTCCCTTTTATATAGTGTGAATTTGTTTGATGAACAGACCGTTCATTTTTTATATAAAGTTCTTAATATAGCCAACATTTATACGACACCAGTAATATTTTTGATTTCTAGATTATTAATTAAATACGTTCCATCTGAAGATATTTTTTATCATCATCATTTTAATTGGGTGAATAAAAGATTCTTTTATTTGTTACTTGTTTTCTCAACCATTGTTTATATCTTTAGTTGGTCTAATTTTGGAATAGCTGGTCTGGAACTTAAAACCTATCATGATCTTTCATATTTTTATCCTCACTATGGTTCATTAGGTTGGATATTCTTTTTAAATGATATCATCGGAATGTTGGGGATTCTTTTACTTATTTTTATTACTTTTCGTTTGAAAGAAGCTTCCTTAAGAATATTTTGTACATATTTATCCACTGCTGTATTTCTTATTTTTATTATAGGGATATTAAGTAAAATGGAAGTCATCCCTATATTTTTTTCGAATTTTGGGTCAGTGCTATCTACGATTATTATATTTACAGGTTTTTTTACTTTGCAATCTAATAATCTTTCTATGATTAATATTGATTTGAAAGAGTACAGATATTTATTGGCTAAAATTATTCATTTAAATCCAAGCTATATTTATGTGAAGGATTTTAATCATAGGTTTATCCTCATTAATTCATCACTTAAGCAATTATACGGGTTGTCTGAAAAAGAAATGATAGGAAGAAAAGAAACAGAATTAGATAACAACTCTCAAAGAGCAACGACCATTGAACAGGAAGAACGTTTTATACTTGAAAACAAAGTCAAGAAAAACAAGTCAATTGAAGTAATTGAATCTTATCAAGGTGAGAAAAGAATTATTGAAGTAACGAAGATTCCTATTCATATGAAAGGGAAGCTATTTCTTCTTTGTATAGGTAATGATGTTACTGAATTAAAAAAAACAGGAAGACTTTATTCTTCAATCAGAAAAGATGAGTGTCATAGGCGAACTAGCTGCGGGGATTGCTCATGA
- the ald gene encoding alanine dehydrogenase: MIIGVPKEIKNNENRVALTPANVSQLVSHGHKVYVEQEVGAGSNFFDEDYENAGAQVLSDASDVWSHANMVMKVKEPLSEEYQFFRDDLILFTYLHLAAEPNLTEALKNSGITAIAYETVADGHSLPLLTPMSEVAGRMSAQIGAQLLEKPKGGKGILLSGVPGVSRGKVIIIGGGVVGTNAAKIAIGLGADVTIVDVNANRLRQLEDIFGNQIKTLISNPTTLIQAVAEADLLICAVLIPGAKAPTLVTEKMVKTMKKGSVIVDVAIDQGGIVETIDHITTHDNPTYEKHGVLHYAVANMPGAVPQTSTIALTNVTVPFALEIADKGLQTALSDNPSLKHGVNVAAGQVTYKAIANDLSYTYVPVETALQEVTTKI, from the coding sequence ATGATTATTGGTGTACCAAAAGAGATAAAAAATAACGAAAACCGCGTGGCTTTAACACCTGCTAACGTCTCCCAATTGGTCAGTCATGGACATAAAGTCTATGTTGAACAAGAAGTTGGGGCAGGAAGTAACTTCTTTGATGAAGACTATGAAAATGCAGGTGCACAAGTCCTCTCTGATGCGAGTGATGTTTGGTCACATGCAAATATGGTTATGAAAGTAAAAGAACCATTATCTGAAGAATATCAATTTTTCAGAGACGATTTGATCTTATTCACCTACTTGCACTTAGCTGCTGAACCCAACCTTACAGAAGCATTAAAGAACAGTGGAATTACAGCCATTGCTTATGAGACGGTCGCTGATGGACACTCTCTTCCATTATTAACTCCTATGAGTGAGGTTGCTGGTCGAATGTCAGCACAAATTGGAGCTCAATTATTAGAGAAACCAAAAGGTGGAAAAGGCATTCTCCTGTCTGGTGTTCCAGGGGTGAGTAGGGGCAAGGTAATCATTATTGGAGGCGGTGTTGTTGGAACAAATGCCGCTAAAATTGCAATTGGACTCGGAGCGGATGTAACAATTGTCGATGTTAACGCCAATCGATTACGACAATTAGAAGACATTTTTGGAAACCAGATTAAAACATTAATTTCGAATCCCACAACACTTATTCAAGCAGTTGCTGAAGCAGATTTACTAATATGCGCGGTGTTAATTCCTGGAGCAAAGGCTCCTACGTTAGTAACAGAAAAAATGGTAAAAACAATGAAAAAGGGCTCAGTCATCGTTGATGTAGCCATTGACCAAGGTGGAATTGTAGAAACGATCGATCATATAACGACTCATGATAACCCAACTTACGAAAAGCATGGTGTTTTACACTATGCAGTAGCAAATATGCCTGGTGCTGTTCCACAGACCTCAACAATCGCCCTTACAAATGTGACAGTACCTTTTGCCCTTGAAATAGCAGACAAAGGTTTGCAAACGGCTCTTTCTGATAACCCTAGTTTAAAACATGGTGTAAATGTAGCCGCAGGTCAAGTAACATATAAAGCCATTGCGAACGATTTATCATACACCTATGTCCCAGTTGAAACAGCTTTACAAGAAGTAACAACAAAAATATAA
- a CDS encoding HD domain-containing protein, with protein MRRVSLTDVFNDPIAQKYLKRSGLAHAISTSFHAFELSISHEVNPDLATKAALLHDIGHYEWYTDGTWDFQRYRENDIHAIKGAERAHKLLIKLGEKPQDAKKIAIAILLHTDSYLPDGELAVSPLQKVVKLADELDEEPFGRHHYRKIELHLASKKIADLEMKVTQAVQNRKKKSSSSTA; from the coding sequence ATGAGAAGAGTATCGTTAACGGATGTTTTTAATGACCCTATTGCACAAAAATATTTAAAACGTTCAGGTTTAGCGCATGCCATCTCTACTAGTTTTCATGCTTTCGAATTATCCATAAGTCATGAAGTAAATCCTGATTTAGCAACAAAGGCTGCCCTGCTTCATGATATTGGACATTACGAATGGTATACCGATGGAACATGGGATTTTCAAAGGTATCGGGAAAATGACATACACGCCATTAAAGGGGCTGAACGTGCACACAAGCTTTTGATCAAGCTCGGCGAGAAGCCTCAAGATGCTAAAAAAATTGCCATCGCCATATTACTGCATACAGATTCTTACTTGCCAGATGGTGAGTTAGCAGTAAGTCCCCTGCAAAAGGTTGTGAAATTAGCGGATGAATTAGATGAAGAACCGTTTGGAAGGCATCATTATCGGAAAATAGAGTTACATTTAGCGAGTAAAAAAATTGCTGATTTAGAAATGAAAGTGACTCAAGCTGTTCAAAATAGGAAGAAGAAATCTTCAAGCAGTACAGCTTAA
- a CDS encoding histidine kinase dimerization/phospho-acceptor domain-containing protein: MSVIGELAAGIAHEIRNPLTSIKGFIQFLKESYTYDDRSMKYYKIMEEEIDRMNEVIGELLIISKPHQKDFTEERVEGILEDVILLMSTAAQKKGY; encoded by the coding sequence ATGAGTGTCATAGGCGAACTAGCTGCGGGGATTGCTCATGAAATTCGTAATCCGTTGACTTCCATTAAAGGGTTTATACAATTTCTAAAGGAGTCCTATACGTATGATGATCGTTCAATGAAATATTATAAAATTATGGAAGAAGAAATCGACAGAATGAATGAAGTCATTGGAGAGCTTCTCATTATTTCAAAACCTCATCAAAAAGATTTTACAGAGGAAAGAGTTGAGGGGATTTTAGAAGATGTTATTTTATTAATGAGTACAGCGGCTCAAAAAAAAGGATATTGA
- a CDS encoding PucR family transcriptional regulator, with product MNHDPFKYSFNNLDDIADRISEILQCAITIEDINHRLLAYSSHKSGTDDARTATIIERRVPEKVINRLWKDGIIPKLLQTDNPIRIKNIEEIGLNDRVAISIWHKQEVVGFIWALENEKNLEKDDIELLKKAAKSVKNKLLNLQARRIKKVEKSQEFFWKLLTGHVATTKEIKAGIEELLYTVPSSYSIVILKFPHPIDEGTEKHIHYLLETTQQVTILLSTIDYNELLMFIIPKTEYPLKDIKTFLHWLDLQLGDRYSIKGVMASIGGIYQDLTNIVGSYQEAQTVLKIKEKFPTETLDLVSYSELGIYQYLDILADQRKRYGFINYSLMKLLQYDEYHNTDLVKTLEAFLDEDGNAKSAANSLKVHLNTLSYRIKRIEQIGEIDLKNINQKMTIYLDLKIRKMTL from the coding sequence ATGAATCATGACCCTTTTAAGTATAGCTTTAACAACTTAGACGATATTGCAGATCGAATAAGTGAAATCCTTCAATGTGCCATCACAATAGAAGATATTAACCATCGATTATTAGCCTATAGTTCGCATAAATCGGGAACAGATGACGCAAGAACAGCCACAATTATCGAACGAAGAGTACCAGAAAAAGTAATTAATCGCCTATGGAAAGATGGGATTATTCCTAAACTACTACAAACAGACAATCCGATCAGAATTAAAAATATTGAAGAGATTGGACTAAACGACCGTGTCGCTATTTCCATATGGCATAAACAGGAAGTTGTAGGATTTATTTGGGCCCTTGAAAATGAAAAAAACCTTGAAAAGGATGACATCGAATTACTAAAAAAAGCAGCAAAGTCAGTCAAAAACAAATTATTAAACCTTCAAGCAAGAAGAATTAAAAAGGTGGAAAAAAGCCAAGAGTTTTTTTGGAAATTACTTACTGGACATGTAGCAACGACCAAAGAGATAAAGGCAGGTATTGAAGAACTTTTATATACAGTGCCATCATCTTATTCGATTGTGATTTTAAAATTTCCACACCCAATTGATGAAGGAACAGAGAAACATATCCATTATCTTTTAGAGACAACACAGCAAGTGACGATCCTTCTTTCAACCATTGATTATAATGAATTACTGATGTTTATTATCCCAAAAACGGAATATCCATTAAAAGATATTAAAACCTTTTTACATTGGTTGGATTTACAACTAGGCGACCGTTACTCTATCAAAGGAGTTATGGCCAGTATTGGTGGTATTTATCAAGATTTAACAAACATTGTAGGAAGTTATCAAGAAGCTCAAACCGTACTGAAAATAAAAGAAAAATTCCCAACTGAAACGCTCGATCTCGTTAGTTATTCTGAACTAGGAATTTATCAATACTTAGATATCTTAGCAGATCAAAGAAAGCGGTATGGATTTATTAATTATTCCTTGATGAAGTTACTTCAATATGACGAATATCACAATACAGACTTAGTAAAAACATTGGAAGCATTCCTTGATGAAGACGGCAATGCCAAATCTGCTGCCAATTCATTAAAGGTTCACCTTAATACGCTTAGTTATCGTATCAAAAGAATTGAACAAATAGGTGAGATTGATTTAAAAAATATCAATCAAAAAATGACAATCTATTTAGATTTGAAAATACGTAAAATGACTTTGTGA
- a CDS encoding sensor histidine kinase, which yields MKNRPIWQQLLIIFTCFSILIGGILSLVIPMTLNSFFTNEIYRTIEDWQNYQTRDGLQQWEIDESDQQSFRSVKEFVIHKESNQTYRLNKKDSFSIPNPIETLNSIIHQAISQEEESKRYEKEIDGKKMFYVIKNSVIINGQEFYLVSFLWETYREELVSTLLQRLYLVLGVVLLGAVVLSIFFSKWFVKPLVQIQRHVQKLAKKKWNEPLELDRTDEIGVLASSIEVMRQQLKKQDETQQTMLQHVSHDLKTPVMVIRSYAEALKDGIYPSGSLVGSAEVIEEEAAQLEKKIKNLLYLTKLDYLASQKRKKEKINIKLLVEQVIIRLHHKREEVNIDSSIEDVTIIGDHEQWKIFFENMIDNALKYAKTKISIDIYKTIEGEVIATFKNDGDPISEEVAQSIFKPFVKGENGNFGLGLAIMKRIADLHNVKLTIENSQNGVVFSVEWEKR from the coding sequence ATGAAAAATAGACCAATATGGCAACAGCTATTGATTATTTTTACCTGCTTTTCAATCTTGATTGGTGGCATATTATCGTTGGTCATCCCTATGACGTTAAATAGTTTTTTTACAAATGAGATTTATCGAACGATTGAAGATTGGCAAAATTATCAAACGAGAGATGGGTTACAACAATGGGAAATTGATGAATCTGATCAACAATCGTTCCGGTCAGTTAAGGAATTTGTTATCCATAAAGAATCTAATCAAACTTATCGACTTAATAAAAAAGATAGCTTTTCAATTCCCAACCCTATAGAGACATTAAATTCTATTATTCACCAAGCTATAAGTCAGGAAGAAGAATCGAAACGTTATGAAAAAGAAATTGATGGGAAAAAGATGTTTTATGTCATAAAAAATAGTGTCATTATCAATGGTCAGGAATTTTATCTTGTCTCATTTCTTTGGGAGACGTATCGTGAAGAGCTCGTATCAACTTTACTTCAACGCTTGTACCTTGTTTTAGGAGTTGTTTTATTAGGAGCGGTAGTGTTGTCGATTTTCTTTTCAAAATGGTTCGTAAAACCGCTTGTTCAAATCCAAAGGCATGTTCAAAAACTTGCTAAGAAAAAATGGAATGAACCACTTGAGTTAGATCGAACGGATGAAATTGGTGTCTTAGCTTCATCTATTGAAGTAATGAGACAGCAATTAAAAAAGCAAGATGAGACCCAGCAAACTATGCTTCAACATGTGTCACATGACTTGAAAACACCTGTTATGGTGATAAGAAGCTATGCTGAGGCGCTTAAAGATGGGATTTATCCTTCAGGTAGTCTAGTAGGTTCAGCAGAAGTGATAGAGGAAGAAGCGGCACAACTTGAGAAAAAGATTAAAAATTTATTATATTTAACTAAACTGGACTATTTAGCTTCACAAAAACGAAAAAAAGAAAAAATAAATATAAAACTACTTGTTGAGCAGGTAATTATCCGTCTCCATCATAAACGAGAAGAAGTGAACATAGATTCTTCAATTGAAGATGTCACAATTATAGGTGACCACGAACAGTGGAAAATATTTTTTGAAAATATGATTGACAATGCGCTTAAGTATGCAAAAACGAAAATTTCCATTGATATTTACAAAACGATAGAAGGAGAGGTCATAGCTACTTTTAAAAACGATGGTGATCCGATTTCAGAAGAGGTTGCTCAATCTATTTTTAAACCTTTTGTTAAAGGAGAAAACGGGAATTTTGGGTTAGGATTAGCAATAATGAAGCGGATTGCTGATTTGCATAATGTGAAATTAACCATTGAAAATAGTCAAAATGGTGTTGTATTTTCGGTTGAATGGGAAAAGAGATAA